A window of the Candidatus Cloacimonadota bacterium genome harbors these coding sequences:
- the cas7b gene encoding type I-B CRISPR-associated protein Cas7/Csh2, whose amino-acid sequence MSEIIRNRSELLFCYDVTDANPNGDPLDENKPRIDEETNVNFVTDVRLKRTIRDYLFEYKGFNGENRKDIFVHSKFIKDGDKESGLQDGKLRAKDFEENKDEILDVCIDIRLFGGVLPLSGDSITFTGPTQFKMGRSLHKVEIKHIQGTGAFAGKAGAKQNTFREEYILPYSFIAFHGIVNQNAAKHTKMKDEDLNLLLEGMWHGTKNLISRSKFGQQPRLLIKINYNKPNFFIGDLDKKIKLIDFDNELKIRSIKDFSVDLSELLAAIKENIKHIESVEYIADNGLKIYIPAEWKKLNL is encoded by the coding sequence ATGAGTGAAATTATCAGAAACCGCAGTGAGTTACTTTTTTGTTATGATGTAACCGACGCCAATCCCAATGGTGATCCGTTGGATGAGAACAAACCAAGGATAGATGAAGAAACAAATGTGAATTTCGTTACAGATGTTAGGTTAAAACGAACTATTCGTGATTATTTATTCGAGTATAAAGGCTTTAATGGTGAGAACAGAAAAGATATTTTTGTTCATTCTAAGTTCATAAAAGATGGTGATAAAGAAAGTGGATTGCAAGATGGAAAATTACGGGCAAAAGATTTTGAAGAAAATAAAGATGAGATATTAGATGTATGCATAGATATTCGTCTTTTCGGTGGAGTACTTCCATTAAGTGGGGATTCAATTACTTTTACTGGTCCGACTCAATTTAAAATGGGTCGGTCATTACACAAAGTTGAAATCAAACACATTCAAGGTACAGGTGCATTTGCAGGCAAAGCAGGTGCAAAACAAAACACTTTTCGAGAGGAATACATACTTCCATATTCCTTTATTGCATTTCATGGAATCGTTAATCAAAATGCTGCAAAGCATACAAAGATGAAAGATGAAGATTTAAATTTGCTTTTGGAAGGGATGTGGCATGGCACTAAGAATCTGATCAGCCGCAGTAAATTTGGACAACAACCGCGATTATTGATAAAAATAAATTACAACAAACCGAACTTTTTCATCGGTGATTTGGATAAGAAAATCAAGTTAATTGATTTTGATAATGAATTGAAGATTCGCAGTATCAAAGATTTTTCTGTCGATTTGTCTGAATTACTTGCTGCAATCAAAGAAAACATAAAGCATATTGAATCAGTAGAATATATTGCAGATAATGGCTTAAAAATTTATATTCCAGCTGAATGGAAAAAACTCAATCTGTAG
- the cas5b gene encoding type I-B CRISPR-associated protein Cas5b, with product MNFVVFDIWADYAQFKKPFTTMSPQTFSIPTGTAIVGLISAIVGLDKNEYWKYFPEGSFQMAVGVREVVKKVVIPINTLKTTSPKHFYRFEQHKQTTMEFIKDGKFRVWFAWDDVEHFLQLVANLKNHESYYTVSLGLAWNIADFKYVGLFEGKSSERKNDFIEICSTIPKRLIGENEEIDFENRKIFINNIPVRMKSDNSRIVEHYDEYLFDSDGNGIRAKMGNVLKVGGEYIIPL from the coding sequence ATGAATTTTGTGGTATTTGATATTTGGGCAGATTATGCTCAATTCAAAAAGCCGTTTACAACGATGTCTCCACAAACTTTCAGCATACCCACCGGAACGGCAATTGTAGGATTGATCTCTGCAATCGTTGGTCTTGATAAAAACGAATATTGGAAGTATTTTCCTGAAGGATCTTTTCAGATGGCAGTCGGTGTTCGTGAAGTGGTCAAAAAAGTAGTGATACCAATAAATACACTCAAAACAACCAGCCCAAAACATTTTTATCGTTTTGAGCAGCACAAACAAACTACAATGGAATTTATTAAAGACGGTAAATTCAGAGTATGGTTTGCCTGGGACGATGTGGAGCACTTCCTGCAATTAGTAGCAAACCTGAAAAATCACGAATCTTATTACACTGTTTCTCTTGGGCTGGCATGGAACATTGCTGATTTCAAATATGTTGGATTGTTTGAAGGAAAGAGTTCAGAAAGAAAAAATGACTTCATTGAAATATGTTCAACTATTCCTAAAAGATTGATTGGGGAAAATGAAGAAATTGATTTTGAAAATCGCAAGATATTTATCAATAATATTCCTGTTCGAATGAAATCTGATAACAGCAGAATAGTAGAGCATTATGATGAGTATCTATTTGATAGTGATGGAAATGGTATTCGTGCAAAAATGGGTAATGTCTTAAAAGTAGGAGGTGAATATATCATTCCATTATAA
- the cas3 gene encoding CRISPR-associated helicase Cas3' → MNISFHYKLKSHPDRLVKQHLIGVHQKALALFDSLKFDFPNFNREDLRKVISVTSLFHDFGKATSFFQNYIQNPKVESTEDSRKKRSHGLISALLTFGILKEELLDDLILPLFGLILVRRHHGDLMDFNSLIIFNEKDLENVLIQIDAIDYTEMKSIISECGFNSFVNRDFIIDTVSYFQPRTPRELKRLCRNFSIEYYFVMNLLYSILLQADKTDAILNDDKLIQSELLRSYDVHKFKNQLDNNVLNPIDIIRKTAFDEVENEIETITDNDRIFSINIPTGSGKTITSLNAALKLCEKFHHTHIVYCLPFTSIIDQNFDVFEKIRISANLPDDSSILLKHHHLTDIFYRSVSEENIWQEYSINKALHLIEGWESRITVTTFIQFIYSLISYKNSALRKFNRFSNAVIILDEIQSIPHEYWSLIKEMLSQTSILLNTKIILVTATMPLIFSEEKKEIIELVKNKQEMFRRLNRIELDVSNLSHEKMNWDEFCEKAFDLVKINQKKDILFVMNTIRSAKELYEFFNESISKYQLLYLSSHIIPKERIKRIDHIKSQGKDMPILIVSTQLIEAGVDIDLDIVVRDFAPLDNIFQTCGRCNRECRDSIKGQVILFSLKDSNSWAPSGIYKNFLKQKTLKVLKEKSIIQESEFFQLSHDYFNELKKDDSQAKSLNLLEKISKLKYQNDDEKIEMKLIDDDYSASVFVEIDDTAQGLWDNYMQIQEMDSGFDKMIALKKARRKLAEFIINIPKKCLPSDHDSGIYHLRKDRVSEYYGKEIGFKIDKVLPPEKSVFLL, encoded by the coding sequence GTGAATATATCATTCCATTATAAACTGAAATCTCATCCCGACAGGCTGGTGAAACAACATCTTATTGGCGTTCATCAAAAAGCTCTTGCTTTGTTTGACAGTCTTAAATTTGATTTTCCGAATTTTAATCGTGAGGATTTACGAAAAGTGATTTCTGTTACATCACTCTTTCACGATTTCGGGAAAGCAACTTCTTTCTTTCAAAATTATATCCAAAATCCAAAGGTTGAATCAACTGAAGATAGTCGTAAAAAGCGAAGCCACGGATTGATTTCTGCGTTGCTTACTTTCGGCATTCTGAAAGAGGAGTTATTAGATGATTTAATATTACCATTATTCGGATTAATTTTAGTTCGGCGTCATCATGGTGATCTTATGGATTTTAATTCACTTATTATCTTTAATGAAAAAGATTTGGAAAATGTTTTAATTCAAATTGATGCCATTGATTATACGGAAATGAAGAGCATAATATCCGAATGTGGATTTAACAGTTTCGTTAATCGGGATTTTATCATAGATACGGTAAGCTACTTTCAGCCCAGAACTCCAAGAGAACTAAAACGGTTATGTCGTAATTTTTCGATTGAGTATTATTTCGTTATGAATCTTTTATACTCAATTCTACTACAGGCTGATAAAACGGATGCCATTCTGAATGATGATAAATTAATACAATCGGAATTACTTCGCAGCTATGATGTTCACAAGTTCAAGAATCAATTAGACAACAACGTTTTAAATCCGATCGACATAATTCGTAAAACCGCATTCGATGAAGTCGAGAATGAAATTGAAACGATAACAGATAATGACAGAATATTTTCCATAAATATTCCTACTGGTTCCGGTAAGACAATTACTTCTCTGAATGCGGCATTGAAATTATGTGAAAAATTTCATCACACACATATTGTATATTGTTTGCCATTCACTTCGATCATTGATCAGAATTTTGATGTCTTCGAAAAAATAAGAATTTCGGCTAATTTACCGGATGATTCAAGTATTTTACTAAAACATCACCATTTAACTGACATTTTCTATCGCTCAGTTTCGGAAGAAAATATTTGGCAGGAATACTCAATCAACAAAGCTCTTCATCTGATAGAAGGCTGGGAAAGCAGAATTACAGTTACAACTTTTATTCAATTCATATATTCACTAATTTCCTATAAAAACTCAGCACTGAGGAAATTTAATCGGTTTAGCAATGCAGTAATTATTTTAGACGAAATCCAATCAATTCCACATGAATACTGGAGTTTAATCAAAGAAATGTTATCTCAAACATCAATTTTACTGAACACAAAAATAATTTTAGTAACTGCTACGATGCCCTTAATATTTTCCGAAGAGAAAAAAGAAATAATTGAATTAGTAAAAAATAAACAAGAAATGTTTAGGAGACTAAATAGAATAGAACTTGATGTCTCAAATTTATCTCATGAGAAAATGAATTGGGATGAATTTTGCGAAAAAGCTTTCGATTTAGTGAAAATAAATCAAAAAAAGGATATTCTCTTTGTAATGAATACAATTCGTTCTGCAAAAGAATTATATGAGTTCTTTAATGAAAGTATATCAAAGTATCAATTGCTGTATTTATCTTCTCATATTATTCCTAAAGAACGAATTAAACGTATCGACCATATAAAAAGCCAGGGAAAAGATATGCCCATCTTAATTGTATCCACACAATTGATAGAAGCCGGTGTTGATATAGATTTGGATATTGTAGTTCGTGATTTTGCACCTCTGGATAACATATTCCAAACATGCGGTCGCTGTAATCGCGAATGTAGAGATAGTATTAAAGGACAAGTTATTCTGTTTTCTTTGAAGGATTCGAATTCATGGGCTCCCTCGGGTATATATAAAAATTTTTTAAAACAAAAAACATTAAAAGTGCTAAAAGAAAAAAGCATTATACAGGAATCAGAATTCTTTCAGCTATCACATGATTATTTTAATGAATTGAAAAAGGATGACTCCCAAGCCAAATCTTTGAATCTTTTGGAAAAAATCAGTAAATTAAAGTATCAGAATGATGATGAAAAAATCGAGATGAAATTAATTGATGATGATTATTCTGCTTCAGTTTTTGTGGAAATCGATGATACTGCTCAAGGTCTATGGGATAATTATATGCAGATTCAGGAAATGGATAGTGGATTTGATAAAATGATTGCTTTGAAGAAGGCCAGAAGAAAATTAGCAGAATTTATTATCAACATTCCCAAAAAATGCCTTCCATCCGATCACGATTCGGGAATATATCATCTCAGAAAAGACAGGGTATCTGAATATTACGGTAAAGAAATCGGCTTCAAAATTGATAAAGTTCTTCCGCCGGAGAAATCAGTTTTTTTATTATAA